The Paenibacillus amylolyticus genome contains the following window.
ACCGGGTGATTGTACCACCTCAAGTGGAACATTCAGTATGGATGCATATGTTCTAAGCTGCTCCACCGCCGAGATCCGATATGTGTCCGATGTAATGAATCCAACTTTACGCTGTTTTTTGAACATTTGTTCAGCAGCCAATTTTGCAATTGTTGTTGTTTTCCCCACACCGGTTGGTCCAGCAACATATACGATTCGAGTGGTAGGAAGAATCCCTTCCTCAATACGTTGCTCCAAAAAATGCATAACCTCATGCTTCACCACTTGTTCTACATCCTGATCTTTCCAACCATCCTCAGAACATTTTGCCTGAATTGAATCGAACCAGGATTCCCATACTTCAGGCCAAACATCTTGTTCTGTCAAACGCTCTCGAATCTTGTGCAGTTCCTCTGGTATGGGATCCACAGAAGTACCTTGCTTTGAAAGCCTGGTCACCATCTGTTTGAGATCCTGCAATTCAGTCATTAACTTATCCTGCTGCAAGTCTGAACCTGTTGGCTTCGGATCAGTTGTTAAACCCGAAAAATCCGCCCCTTGCGGTCGCGGTTTATGATCCGTGCTCGAAGAACCTGAGCCGCTGTCTATGTCTGAACCGATATTAGGCGATTCAAACACAGACGGCGTAGCCGCAGATTTGTTCTGTACACTTTGATCAGATGTATCCGTTGTCACCGACTCATCCGAAGCCGCAACAAACGAACGAGCTGTTTGCCGATAAGCCTCAGGTACAAATGCACGAGGTACAGGTGTAAATTGATTTTGTACGGGCTTTGTCGTTTGCTTGTTTTCTTCCTTATCCACTGCAGCTACAACTTCAATCCTTTTTTTGCGGAACATTCCCATCACACCGCCCACCTTAATCTCTTTGGTGGACAGAATGACGGCATCACTTCCCAGGTCTTTGCGAATTTGAAGCATAGCTTCGGGCATGGTCTCAACAACGTATTGTTTTACTCTCATAAGTTCACCACCCCGATACTTTGAATTTCAACATTCGGCTCCAACTCGCTGTAGGAAAGCACAGGAATGTCCTGCATGGTACGTTCAATAACCTGACGCAGATACATCCGAATGGTTGGAGAAGTTAATACAACAGGTTGTTGACCTGACTGAATCAAACGGTTCACTTGTTCACTCAGCTTCTGATACACACTTTGTGTAGAAACAGGGTCTAGCGCAAGATAGCTGCCTTGATCCGATTGTTGCACACTTTCAGCAATTTTCTTCTCAAGACCAGGTCCAACAGTGATCACTCGAAGTGTCTCACCTTTCTGTGAGAACTGCTGAGTAATCTGACGTGAGAGCGATTGTCTGACATACTCTGTTAGCACATCAGGGTCCTTCGTATACGTGCCATAGTCGGCCAGTGTCTCGAAGATGGTAACCATATCCCGAATAGATATTTTCTCACGTAATAACTTGGCAAGTACTTTCTGCACATCACCAATGGAAAGCAGGGAAGGGATCAGTTCATCCACCAGAGCAGAATAGTTCTCTCTGAGATTGTCCACAAGTGCTTTCGTCTCTTGTCTTCCAAGTAACTCATGCGCATGCTTCTTGATCAATTCCGTCAGATGTGTAGCCACAACGGAAGGCGGGTCGACGACCGTATATCCTGCAAGTTCAGCTCTGTCTTTGGTTACTTCATCAATCCATAATGCCGGAAGGCCAAAAGCAGGCTCTGTTGTTTCAATACCTGTCACGGACTCCTCATCATAACCTGGACTCATAGCAAGGTAGTGATTCAACAACAGTTCCCCACCGCCTACCACGTTACCCTTGATCTTGATGACATACTCATTGGGTCTGAGCTGGATGTTATCTCGAATCCGTATGACCGGAACGACCAACCCCAGTTCAAGAGCACACTGCCTCCGAATCATAATGATCCGATCCAGTAAGTCTCCACCCTGCTGATTATCCGCAAGCGGAATTAACCCATAACCAAATTCAAACTCGATAGGGTCAACCTGAAGCAGGTTAATGACACTTTCAGGGCTTCTGACCTCTTCAATCTGCTGTTCTTCTTCTAGCTGTTCTTCTGCTTCCTGTTTCAGATTCAGATTATTCTGCATCCGCCATGCGGCAAATGCCAAGACACCTGCCAACGGAAGTGTAGTTATAACATGAATCGGTGTAAAGAAACCGAGCATGGCAATAA
Protein-coding sequences here:
- the flhF gene encoding flagellar biosynthesis protein FlhF; the protein is MRVKQYVVETMPEAMLQIRKDLGSDAVILSTKEIKVGGVMGMFRKKRIEVVAAVDKEENKQTTKPVQNQFTPVPRAFVPEAYRQTARSFVAASDESVTTDTSDQSVQNKSAATPSVFESPNIGSDIDSGSGSSSTDHKPRPQGADFSGLTTDPKPTGSDLQQDKLMTELQDLKQMVTRLSKQGTSVDPIPEELHKIRERLTEQDVWPEVWESWFDSIQAKCSEDGWKDQDVEQVVKHEVMHFLEQRIEEGILPTTRIVYVAGPTGVGKTTTIAKLAAEQMFKKQRKVGFITSDTYRISAVEQLRTYASILNVPLEVVQSPGDTQRAISRLENCDLIFMDTAGRNYRNELLVSELQSLLAPVENSETFLVMSMTSKSADMVQITEHFSKYGLDKVIFTKMDETGSCGPLFNLLHRFPLKLAYVANGQNVPDDLLKPDAESLSKQLLGEGLQ
- the flhA gene encoding flagellar biosynthesis protein FlhA encodes the protein MKTKDLAVLAGIIGIVLMMILPIPIWLLDMLLVVNISIALMILLVAMNSKEALQFSIFPALLLITTLFRLALNISTTKLILGEGDAGAVVATFGSWIAGGQIAIGFIVFLILVVVQFIVITKGSERVAEVAARFTLDAMPGKQMSIDADLNAGLINEQQARERRSKIEREADFYGAMDGASKFVKGDAIASIIILLINLIGGFIIGMTVHGLDFAESLSTYSVLTIGDGLVSQIPALLISTAAGLIVTRASSEGNLAEDITGQLFTYPILIYIVAFVIAMLGFFTPIHVITTLPLAGVLAFAAWRMQNNLNLKQEAEEQLEEEQQIEEVRSPESVINLLQVDPIEFEFGYGLIPLADNQQGGDLLDRIIMIRRQCALELGLVVPVIRIRDNIQLRPNEYVIKIKGNVVGGGELLLNHYLAMSPGYDEESVTGIETTEPAFGLPALWIDEVTKDRAELAGYTVVDPPSVVATHLTELIKKHAHELLGRQETKALVDNLRENYSALVDELIPSLLSIGDVQKVLAKLLREKISIRDMVTIFETLADYGTYTKDPDVLTEYVRQSLSRQITQQFSQKGETLRVITVGPGLEKKIAESVQQSDQGSYLALDPVSTQSVYQKLSEQVNRLIQSGQQPVVLTSPTIRMYLRQVIERTMQDIPVLSYSELEPNVEIQSIGVVNL